From the genome of Magnolia sinica isolate HGM2019 chromosome 12, MsV1, whole genome shotgun sequence:
TGGTCATGAAGTGTTTTCTTCAACcagtcaatgcgacgctcaggtCGCAGACTCACAAAAAACGATGCCAGATCCTTGTCCTTACTCAAGAGCTGACCAACCTCAAAGAACTCTGAGTTGGTCAGGCCCTGGACCTCTTCTAGTATATCAAGTACTTTAGAAGTGCGATTCACTGACTTGCCGAGGCCAAATTTAAGCATTGAGTCGGCAACGGTCTGTAGAGAGGCCCCGAGTACTTCACAAGGACGAGCAGGGCGCAATCGTTTCCTGTTTGCACTCCCACTTTGAGTGGCATTGGAATTAGACATGTGAGTGGGAGTGCTACGTGAGCCATATTGTCCAATCGAAGGACTGTCTGGCGAAAATGGGATGGTCCTTACAGAGTCTGTGACAAAATCATCTGACAAGTCAATTGTATCATCGAGGTCATCATCCAGCTCTCTCCATGCATCATTGAGTTCTTGTTGAAGACGAGATGATGATGCTGATGCGGCTATAGTCCTACTGCCTTGGACAAAACGTCCCGATGCCTGGTC
Proteins encoded in this window:
- the LOC131221048 gene encoding uncharacterized protein At2g29880-like, whose translation is MANRMFSDPLTPTHSPAKTPVVPTRSSPRTRTAKSLAEPASRASKIKWTPDMDQIMIDIFLEQVALGRKGDNGFKREAYQSAADTITKHTNVVLKWQNVSNRLRYYKREYTAVKDMLSASGFGWDNERMVVTAPDEVWEEYIKSHPRAEKLRGKRIERMDDLATIVGSDQASGRFVQGSRTIAASASSSRLQQELNDAWRELDDDLDDTIDLSDDFVTDSVRTIPFSPDSPSIGQYGSRSTPTHMSNSNATQSGSANRKRLRPARPCEVLGASLQTVADSMLKFGLGKSVNRTSKVLDILEEVQGLTNSEFFEVGQLLSKDKDLASFFVSLRPERRIDWLKKTLHDHFGDRGVGSI